A stretch of the Nicotiana tabacum cultivar K326 chromosome 6, ASM71507v2, whole genome shotgun sequence genome encodes the following:
- the LOC107816263 gene encoding premnaspirodiene oxygenase-like, translating into MYLHNIIYDPFLSEMEAKHLSSIFISVLIFVSFIFRLVQIWKASKTFNKILPPGPWSPPLIGNLHLFMNGRLPVHHTLRSLSRRYGPIFHLRLGEISIIVVSSPEMAKEIMKTQDLRFATRPEFMAGDIIFYNYTDIITCPYGDHWRNMRKVCIVELLSAKMVKSFNSIRQAQMSSLISSVNSMPDDSLINLSDKMFWFTSSVTCRSAFGKVIHDQDKLIMLVKDISSLAAGFDLADMFPSRKWLHKITGLKSKMLKVHKKVDAILENILNEHQESRANGKKSNGETGGEDLIDVLLRVMESGELGTPITNENIKSVIFDMFLAGAETSATTIIWAMAEMIRNPSVMAKAQLEVREVLKGKRTFEDIDLEELKYLNLVIKETLRLHPPVPLLIPRECREETKIDKYIIPIKTRVLVNVWAIGRESTNWHNPESFIPERFENNSIDFRGNHFEFIPFGAGRRMCPGLLFGLVNVGHPLAQLLYHFDWKTPHGIAPDNLNMTETIGVAGGRKDDLCLIATPFGLS; encoded by the exons ATGTATCTCCATAATATAATATACGATCCTTTCCTATCTGAAATGGAGGCAAAACATTTATCTTCCATCTTCATTTCAGTCTTGATATTCGTATCCTTCATCTTTCGTTTAGTTCAGATATGGAAGGCATCAAAAACCTTTAACAAAATATTGCCTCCAGGGCCATGGAGTCCACCTTTGATTGGGAACTTGCACCTATTTATGAATGGCCGCCTTCCAGTACATCATACTCTCAGAAGTCTATCGCGAAGATACGGGCCAATCTTTCACTTACGTCTTGGAGAAATATCGATCATTGTTGTATCTTCACCTGAGATGGCAAAAGAAATTATGAAAACTCAAGACCTTCGCTTTGCTACTAGGCCTGAATTTATGGCCGGAGATATTATTTTCTACAACTACACAGACATTATAACTTGTCCATATGGTGATCACTGGAGAAATATGCGCAAAGTGTGCATCGTGGAACTTCTTAGCGCAAAGATGGTCAAGTCATTTAATTCAATTCGACAAGCACAGATGTCAAGTCTCATTTCATCCGTTAACTCCATGCCTGATGACTCATTGATTAACTTATCAGACAAAATGTTTTGGTTTACAAGTTCAGTAACTTGTAGGTCAGCTTTCGGGAAAGTGATTCATGATCAAGATAAGTTGATAATGTTGGTGAAGGACATATCATCATTAGCTGCAGGATTTGACTTGGCTGATATGTTCCCTTCCCGAAAATGGCTTCACAAGATTACTGGATTGAAGTCCAAAATGTTGAAGGTTCACAAAAAGGTAGATGCAATTTTGGAGAATATCCTTAATGAGCATCAGGAAAGTCGAGCTAACGGAAAGAAGAGCAATGGTGAGACTGGAGGTGAAGATTTGATCGATGTTCTACTTCGAGTCATGGAGAGTGGCGAATTGGGAACTCCAATCACAAATGAGAATATCAAAAGTGTTATTTTT GACATGTTCTTAGCAGGAGCTGAAACCTCAGCTACAACAATTATTTGGGCTATGGCTGAAATGATAAGAAATCCAAGTGTTATGGCTAAAGCACAACTTGAAGTTAGAGAAGTCCTAAAAGGAAAGAGAACATTTGAGGATATTGATCTAGAAGAGTTGAAGTATCTAAACCTAGTGATTAAAGAAACATTAAGGTTGCACCCTCCTGTTCCTCTATTAATCCCAAGGGAATGCAGAGAAGAAACAAAAATTGACAAATATATAATACCCATCAAAACTAGAGTTCTGGTGAATGTATGGGCAATTGGAAGAGAATCTACAAATTGGCATAATCCGGAAAGTTTTATACCTGAGAGATTTGAGAATAATTCTATTGATTTCAGAGGAAACCACTTTGAATTTATTCCGTTTGGTGCAGGAAGAAGAATGTGTCCGGGACTGTTATTTGGTTTAGTTAATGTCGGACATCCTTTAGCTCAACTGCTTTATCACTTCGACTGGAAGACTCCTCATGGAATTGCTCCAGACAATTTAAATATGACCGAAACAATTGGGGTAGCTGGCGGAAGAAAGGATGATCTTTGTTTAATTGCTACTCCTTTTGGTCTCTCTTAA
- the LOC107816264 gene encoding uncharacterized protein LOC107816264, whose amino-acid sequence MAYSKSIIPSSFIVIFSWVFVGLSHGIELDKNLLGALFADNGGILDMPCVQKLMPCQVALTSHSKNPPATCCVPLKEIITSDAQCLCTVFDNADLMKSFNVTKDEALSFAKACGAKPDLSLCKNAPSAPSASNNSSSSNKTASPPAANAASVTSKFGGFVAVASFMSLVMSAF is encoded by the exons ATGGCTTATTCCAAATCAATTATTCCTTCCtcttttattgtaattttttCATGGGTTTTTGTGGGTTTATCCCATGGTATTGAACTTGATAAAAATTTATTAGGAGCATTATTTGCTGATAATGGTGGTATTTTAGATATGCCATGTGTTCAAAAATTGATGCCATGTCAAGTTGCTTTGACATCACATTCCAAAAATCCACCAGCAACTTGTTGTGTGCCATTGAAGGAAATTATTACGAGTGATGCGCAATGTCTTTGTACTGTATTTGATAATGCTGATTTAATGAAGAGTTTTAATGTTACCAAAGATGAAGCTTTGAGTTTTGCAAAAGCTTGTGGTGCTAAACCTGATCTTTCCCTTTGCAAAAATG CCCCATCTGCTCCTTCAGCCTCGAACA ATTCGTCTTCGAGTAACAAGACTGCAAGTCCACCAGCAGCAAATGCAGCTAGTGTGACTTCCAAATTTGGAGGGTTTGTTGCCGTTGCATCGTTTATGAGTTTAGTAATGTCAGCATTTTAA
- the LOC107816265 gene encoding geranylgeranyl transferase type-2 subunit beta 1 isoform X3 has translation MKLFHGSCSANTNLVDLVVILDMIRTCCIHLVLFKSWRYLIKYMFLTLIRCRVPDIAALQNEDGSFSGDIWGEVDTRFSYIAILSLALMHQLDKVDVGKAVKYILSCKNVDGGFGCTPGAESHAGQIFCCVAALAITGSLHHVDKDLLGWWLCERQVKSGGLNGRPEKLPDVCYSWWVLSSLIMIDRVHWIDKGKLVKFILDCQDKENGGISDRPDDAVDVFHTYFGVAGLSLLEYPGIKPIDPAYALPVDIVNRVILGR, from the exons ATGAAGTTATTTCATGGGTCATGCAGTGCCAACACGAATCTG GTGGATTTGGTGGTAATATTGGACATGATCCGCACGTGCTGTATACACTTAGTGCTATTCAAGTCTTGGCGTTATTTGATAAAATACATGTTCTTGACATTGATAAGGTGTCGAGTT CCAGATATTGCAGCCCTGCAAAACGAAGATGGATCCTTTTCTGGTGACATATGGGGTGAAGTCGATACACG GTTCTCTTACATTGCGATCCTTTCACTCGCATTGATGCATCAGTTAGATAAGGTTGATGTTGGAAAAGCAGTGAAATATATTTTAAGTTGCAAGAATGTGGATGGTGGATTTGGATGCACACCAGGAGCAGAATCTCATGCTGGGCAAA TTTTCTGTTGCGTGGCAGCTCTCGCAATTACAGGGTCTCTACATCATGTTGATAAGGACCTCCTTGGTTGGTGGTTATGTGAAAGACAAGTCAAATCTGGAGGTCTAAATGGGCGCCCAGAGAAGCTTCCTGAT GTCTGCTATTCTTGGTGGGTTCTTTCCAGCTTAATTATGATTGACAGGGTCCATTGGATTGACAAGGGGAAGCTTGTAAAGTTTATTCTGGACTGTCAG GATAAGGAGAATGGTGGAATTTCAGATAGGCCAGATGATGCAGTTGATGTCTTCCATACTTACTTTGGAGTTGCTG GGCTTTCACTTCTTGAATATCCAGGAATAAAACCTATAGATCCTGCTTATGCGTTGCCTGTTGATATTGTAAACCGAGTTATCCTTGGCAGATAA
- the LOC107816265 gene encoding geranylgeranyl transferase type-2 subunit beta 1 isoform X1, producing MGELMVEKHVKFILAVEKRKDDFESVVMEHLRLNGAYWGLTTLDIMGKLAAVEQDEVISWVMQCQHESGGFGGNIGHDPHVLYTLSAIQVLALFDKIHVLDIDKVSSYIAALQNEDGSFSGDIWGEVDTRFSYIAILSLALMHQLDKVDVGKAVKYILSCKNVDGGFGCTPGAESHAGQIFCCVAALAITGSLHHVDKDLLGWWLCERQVKSGGLNGRPEKLPDVCYSWWVLSSLIMIDRVHWIDKGKLVKFILDCQDKENGGISDRPDDAVDVFHTYFGVAGLSLLEYPGIKPIDPAYALPVDIVNRVILGR from the exons ATGGGGGAGCTGATGGTAGAAAAACATGTGAAGTTCATTTTAGCAGTTGAGAAG AGGAAAGATGATTTTGAATCTGTGGTGATGGAGCATCTAAGATTAAATGGGGCATACTGGGGATTGACAACTCTGGATATCATGGGCAAGCTTGCTGCTGTGGAGCAAGATGAAGTTATTTCATGGGTCATGCAGTGCCAACACGAATCTG GTGGATTTGGTGGTAATATTGGACATGATCCGCACGTGCTGTATACACTTAGTGCTATTCAAGTCTTGGCGTTATTTGATAAAATACATGTTCTTGACATTGATAAGGTGTCGAGTT ATATTGCAGCCCTGCAAAACGAAGATGGATCCTTTTCTGGTGACATATGGGGTGAAGTCGATACACG GTTCTCTTACATTGCGATCCTTTCACTCGCATTGATGCATCAGTTAGATAAGGTTGATGTTGGAAAAGCAGTGAAATATATTTTAAGTTGCAAGAATGTGGATGGTGGATTTGGATGCACACCAGGAGCAGAATCTCATGCTGGGCAAA TTTTCTGTTGCGTGGCAGCTCTCGCAATTACAGGGTCTCTACATCATGTTGATAAGGACCTCCTTGGTTGGTGGTTATGTGAAAGACAAGTCAAATCTGGAGGTCTAAATGGGCGCCCAGAGAAGCTTCCTGAT GTCTGCTATTCTTGGTGGGTTCTTTCCAGCTTAATTATGATTGACAGGGTCCATTGGATTGACAAGGGGAAGCTTGTAAAGTTTATTCTGGACTGTCAG GATAAGGAGAATGGTGGAATTTCAGATAGGCCAGATGATGCAGTTGATGTCTTCCATACTTACTTTGGAGTTGCTG GGCTTTCACTTCTTGAATATCCAGGAATAAAACCTATAGATCCTGCTTATGCGTTGCCTGTTGATATTGTAAACCGAGTTATCCTTGGCAGATAA
- the LOC107816265 gene encoding geranylgeranyl transferase type-2 subunit beta 1 isoform X2: MEHLRLNGAYWGLTTLDIMGKLAAVEQDEVISWVMQCQHESGGFGGNIGHDPHVLYTLSAIQVLALFDKIHVLDIDKVSSYIAALQNEDGSFSGDIWGEVDTRFSYIAILSLALMHQLDKVDVGKAVKYILSCKNVDGGFGCTPGAESHAGQIFCCVAALAITGSLHHVDKDLLGWWLCERQVKSGGLNGRPEKLPDVCYSWWVLSSLIMIDRVHWIDKGKLVKFILDCQDKENGGISDRPDDAVDVFHTYFGVAGLSLLEYPGIKPIDPAYALPVDIVNRVILGR; this comes from the exons ATGGAGCATCTAAGATTAAATGGGGCATACTGGGGATTGACAACTCTGGATATCATGGGCAAGCTTGCTGCTGTGGAGCAAGATGAAGTTATTTCATGGGTCATGCAGTGCCAACACGAATCTG GTGGATTTGGTGGTAATATTGGACATGATCCGCACGTGCTGTATACACTTAGTGCTATTCAAGTCTTGGCGTTATTTGATAAAATACATGTTCTTGACATTGATAAGGTGTCGAGTT ATATTGCAGCCCTGCAAAACGAAGATGGATCCTTTTCTGGTGACATATGGGGTGAAGTCGATACACG GTTCTCTTACATTGCGATCCTTTCACTCGCATTGATGCATCAGTTAGATAAGGTTGATGTTGGAAAAGCAGTGAAATATATTTTAAGTTGCAAGAATGTGGATGGTGGATTTGGATGCACACCAGGAGCAGAATCTCATGCTGGGCAAA TTTTCTGTTGCGTGGCAGCTCTCGCAATTACAGGGTCTCTACATCATGTTGATAAGGACCTCCTTGGTTGGTGGTTATGTGAAAGACAAGTCAAATCTGGAGGTCTAAATGGGCGCCCAGAGAAGCTTCCTGAT GTCTGCTATTCTTGGTGGGTTCTTTCCAGCTTAATTATGATTGACAGGGTCCATTGGATTGACAAGGGGAAGCTTGTAAAGTTTATTCTGGACTGTCAG GATAAGGAGAATGGTGGAATTTCAGATAGGCCAGATGATGCAGTTGATGTCTTCCATACTTACTTTGGAGTTGCTG GGCTTTCACTTCTTGAATATCCAGGAATAAAACCTATAGATCCTGCTTATGCGTTGCCTGTTGATATTGTAAACCGAGTTATCCTTGGCAGATAA